CCTATTACAACCTAATTCATCTATAAAATCTACTGTAAGCAGTCAACAATTAGATGATAAGAGTGTTACTCAAGATACTAAAAAAGCTATAGGTCAAATGAATCAAGAATGTCATAACATTGATATCCAACATATTCCATATGATTATCTTCGCTCTAGTTATTTTAATCCTATGCCATCACCACAGTTACAAGTTGATACTCCGAGTTCAGAACTTGTAGATAATTCATATTCAAATGGAGAAACATATACAAATTTATGGCCTAAACTGGGTTATGAAATGAATAGTAAATTAAAAGAGATGAAAGAACGTGATAAATTACTTAAATCTAATGAACCAAATAAAAAAATAACATTGGAACCATTTGATAAATTCACAAAAAGAACAGATGATTATATGAGAAATGGTATTAGGTACAACAATTTTATAACTTAAATATCATATCTTCCTGTATAATCTTTAAATACCCCTTCGCTTGAGCTAAAGTATAATTTTATGTTACCTATGGGGCCGTTTCGTTGTTTCGCAACGATGAGGTCTGCAATATTTCTAATTTTTTCCATTTTCTCTTGCCAATCCCTATGTTTGCTACTGCCTTCATCTGGTTGCTTTCTTAACTCATAATATTCTTCTCTATATAAGAACATTACTATGTCGGCATCTTGCTCTATACTTCCCGACTCACGCAAATCAGAAAGCTGTGGTTTTTTATCATCTCTTTGTTCTACCAAACGAGAAAGTTGTGACAGCGCAATAATTGGAATATTAAGTTCTTTGGCAATTGCTTTTAACCCTTGGGTAATTTCTGATATTTCTTGTACTCTGTTCTCACTACTTCTTTTTGTGGTTCCTCTTAGCAGTTGCAAATAATCTATAAATACTACCCGTAAGTTATATAATTGATATAAAAGCCTTATTTTTGTGCGCAGAGTGCTGATAGACAGTGCTGGAGTATCATCTATTATTAGCGGAAGATCCGATAGTTTACTACTGGTAGTTAAAAATTTACGTAGCTCAAAATCGCTAATCTTTCCTGTTAAAGCTTTATAATAACTTATTCCAGACTCTATGGTCATAAGCCTTGCAGTTAACTGTTCTGCCGACATTTCAAGTGAGAAAAAACCTACGTGTTGTTCTTCAGTGTTTTTTTGTAGAGCTTTGCAAGCATTTAGTGCCATATTAAGCGCAAATGCCGTTTTACCCATTGAGGGCCTTGCAGCCAGAATTAATAAATCAGACTTTTGCAAACCTCCCAAAAGTTGATTTAAATCATGAAATCCTGTCGTTATGCCAAGTAGCTCTGGGTTGTGTTTTACCAAATTTACTTTTTCTATGACCTCTGCTATTGAGCTAGATAATTTTGCATAAGTTCTTTCAGCTTGTCCTGTAATTGCTAGGCTAAATAGCTTTGTCATGGCTTGCTCTATTTGTATTTGTGCAGGGCTTTCAATATCATAGCTATAGCTATCATTTATAATACCTTGCCCAATTTCAATTAAGCATCTTCTTAGGTAAGTATCCCATATAATTTTTGCAATACTGTGAATGTCAAGCGCTATACTTGCTTTAGCTACAAGCCTTGCCAAATACTGCACTCCTCCACATTCAACAAATCCTGAGTCTTCTTTAAGAAACATCTCCAAACTCATCTCATTTGCAACAATACTACGTTTTCTGACTTTAATGATCTGCTCAAAAATACGCTGATGCAGTGGCTCATATAACGCTTCTGCCTTGATTATGTCTTCCACAGCATCACAAATTCCGTTATTGCGTATCATTGCGCCAATTAATATCTGCTCTGCTTCTATATTACGTGGCAGTTTGCATATTTCTTTTTCTAGATTCGAAGTTTGTAATAAATGGTTAATCTCTGTCATTAACAATAATTCGTTAATATTTCATTCTACAGTATAATTTTTAAGATTGGAGGAAAAATCATAATTATTTAATTTAAAAAAGTGATGTTATATACCAGTATTACTGTAAACCCATAAGGGCCGTATCATTGAAAATATGCATTTTCAAATTTAAATAAATATTATATTTATTCACCACATTTTTTCTCAGGAATAATTATATAATTAATATAATCCACTATGTTGTTATCATTAAAGGTAATTTGCAAAGACTTACTGCTGCATTTTCTTTTCTGAAAAAAACGATATTGCTTTATTTTACTTGATACATAATACCAGATTTTATCATCATGCTTTGATGAAAAAGTGGGGCTACCAAGCAAATCTGCTACTGCTTCCTTACTATCTCCCAACTTTATTCTATCCCGCAATTCCATGTCCAAAGAAGAATAGCCGTGTTCATAAATAACTGGCTTAAAACCGAGCAGTAAAATCAAACATAATATAGAGAAAACACGCATATTGAGAGATTATTAAAGTATAGTATCATTGCTACTATTGTGTATTTATATTATTAAATTTGTCAAATTTTTATAACTAAATAGAATGCCAGACTGATAAGTATATACAGTCAATTTAATATTAGCAGCATCTTCTATAAAACATAGATAAAATTACCTGCCTTTTTCTTTACTATTTCCTAGTTGTTCTAGTGACACACTTTCTCACTTACTACTTCTATAGCTAACACAGATAAGCTTTCTCCGATTTTTGAAAAATAAAATTAACAGCAACATTAATATCTGGCAAGAAAATTGGTAGCATTTTTCTCACAGCATGTTTAATTGCAAACCAAAAATGCTCAATTGGATTCAAATCCGGTGAATATGGCGGCAAAAACAACACCCTACATTTTCAATCAGTTTTCTAATTTTTACGGACTTATAAAAGCTTGCATTATCAAGGATTGTCCAGTTTTCAATTCAGGAACTAGTATATTTTTAATATAAACCTCAAAAAGTTCACTGTTGCAATATCCCTCAAATGCACATGGCGTGCCAACTTTTCCATGATTTAAAGCTCCAATAATACTGATCCTTTTCTTCTTAAATGCAGGTTTTTCAGTAAACAATCTCTTACCTTTTGGATATGTATAAAATTCGTTGTCATCAATTCATCTATAAATACCATTCGTTTATTTTAGCTACTTTTGCTTTGAATTCTTTACTTTATTTGATAAAGAAAGGTTTTTTTATATGTATAGCCAGCTTTTTTTAGATAATTATATGCTGTCTCTTTGCACATATTGCCAAATCTTTCAATTACTTATATCAGCCTTGATTATCTTGCAAAAATTTGAAAAAGCTATCCATGTCTTTAATCTTGCTCCTATGACCTATTTGGTAGCTATAGGCTAGCTTTATACTTCCAGTTTCTTCTCTTCTTTTTCTCCACCAATACAGTGTTTTTCTGTCAATACTGAACATCCCATTCATAGCTTTCATTGTCATTTTTTCTCGTCTACCACTTTTAAAACACGCTCACGCAAATCTTCATCTTGGCATTTTTAATCTATGCTTTTTATTCAATATGCCTCTATTATCATAAAATCCAATCTAGGGCAAGCTTATTTTAGTTAGCTATAAATAAATATTTGAAACAGCAAGTGCAGATCAATTGTATTTGACTGGAGCATTAGTTATAAATATTATTTTTCAATATAGAAAAACGTATGTCAGAATCTATATCTATTTCTTCTGATCATAATGGTGTAAGTTTAAAGTCAGTAATCAAGTTATACCTGGAAAATCTGGGTCATAAAGTTTATGATTTTGGTTGCTACTCTAAAACAGAGTCAGTTGATTATCCAGATTATGCTGATGCTGTTGTTAGCAGCATAATAAATGGTGAATCAATATATGGCATATTAATTTGTAATACTGGAATAGGAATGAGTATTATAGCTAATAGGCATCGAAAAATAAGGGCTGCTTTATGTCATGACGTTGAGACCGCACGACTAGCACGCGAACATAATGATGCAAATATTCTTTGTCTTGGTGCTAAATATATAGCTAATAAAATGGCAAAAAAAATTATAGAACAATTTTTGATTACAGAATTTGCAGGAGGTAGGCATATGCTACGTATTAACAAGCTTACTGAATGGGAATATGAAAACTATTAACTATCAAGAAATATCAAAATTTTCTCAATATGCGGATCAATGGTGGGATGAAGATGGGAAATTTAAACCCTTACATATAATCAACCCTGTGCGTGTTTCGTATATTACTAAGCAAATAAAAGCAAAAGTAAACAAAGATTTAAGCTCAATGTCGGTACTAGATATAGGTTGTGGTGGTGGTATTTTATCAGAATCAATAGCTCGCATTGGGGCAAAAGTTTTAGGAATAGATGTATGTGAAGAAA
This sequence is a window from Candidatus Mesenet endosymbiont of Phosphuga atrata. Protein-coding genes within it:
- the bamE gene encoding outer membrane protein assembly factor BamE, yielding MGDSKEAVADLLGSPTFSSKHDDKIWYYVSSKIKQYRFFQKRKCSSKSLQITFNDNNIVDYINYIIIPEKKCGE
- a CDS encoding transposase — encoded protein: MLFLPPYSPDLNPIEHFWFAIKHAVRKMLPIFLPDINVAVNFIFQKSEKAYLC
- a CDS encoding transposase, translating into MFTEKPAFKKKRISIIGALNHGKVGTPCAFEGYCNSELFEVYIKNILVPELKTGQSLIMQAFISP
- a CDS encoding replicative DNA helicase, whose amino-acid sequence is MTEINHLLQTSNLEKEICKLPRNIEAEQILIGAMIRNNGICDAVEDIIKAEALYEPLHQRIFEQIIKVRKRSIVANEMSLEMFLKEDSGFVECGGVQYLARLVAKASIALDIHSIAKIIWDTYLRRCLIEIGQGIINDSYSYDIESPAQIQIEQAMTKLFSLAITGQAERTYAKLSSSIAEVIEKVNLVKHNPELLGITTGFHDLNQLLGGLQKSDLLILAARPSMGKTAFALNMALNACKALQKNTEEQHVGFFSLEMSAEQLTARLMTIESGISYYKALTGKISDFELRKFLTTSSKLSDLPLIIDDTPALSISTLRTKIRLLYQLYNLRVVFIDYLQLLRGTTKRSSENRVQEISEITQGLKAIAKELNIPIIALSQLSRLVEQRDDKKPQLSDLRESGSIEQDADIVMFLYREEYYELRKQPDEGSSKHRDWQEKMEKIRNIADLIVAKQRNGPIGNIKLYFSSSEGVFKDYTGRYDI